The Saccharomonospora cyanea NA-134 genome includes a region encoding these proteins:
- a CDS encoding sulfite exporter TauE/SafE family protein, producing the protein METGLIIVLVLAVAVGLSLGLLGGGGSILTVPLLTYVAGMGAKEAIAASLFVVGTTSLISAVAHARKGNVRWRTGLVFGAAGMVGAFAGGLAGGYLPDTVLMIAFAVMMVATAVAMIRGKKKTTADASGGPQGLPLKRVILDGLAVGLVTGLVGAGGGFLVVPALVLLGGLSMPVAVGTSLVVIGMKSFSGLAGYLTTVSLDWSLVVGVTAAAVVGSLLGTLLTSRVPEVALRKGFGFFVLVMGVFVLSQELPSPAGLVVVVAATVLSCLVAVCRLTSVRCPLVPRPQPR; encoded by the coding sequence ATGGAGACCGGCCTGATCATCGTTCTGGTTCTCGCCGTGGCCGTGGGCCTCTCGCTCGGGCTGCTCGGAGGCGGGGGTTCCATCCTGACCGTCCCTCTACTCACCTATGTCGCGGGCATGGGAGCCAAGGAAGCCATCGCCGCGTCGCTGTTCGTGGTGGGAACGACCTCACTGATCAGCGCGGTCGCGCACGCCAGGAAGGGCAACGTCCGCTGGCGCACCGGGCTCGTCTTCGGAGCGGCGGGCATGGTGGGCGCCTTCGCGGGAGGGCTTGCCGGCGGGTACCTTCCGGACACCGTCCTGATGATCGCTTTCGCCGTCATGATGGTGGCCACCGCCGTGGCGATGATCCGGGGGAAGAAGAAAACCACCGCCGATGCCAGCGGAGGACCGCAGGGGCTTCCACTGAAACGGGTCATCCTCGACGGGCTCGCCGTCGGCCTTGTCACCGGACTCGTCGGTGCCGGTGGCGGCTTCCTCGTCGTCCCCGCGCTCGTGCTGCTCGGCGGCCTGTCCATGCCGGTCGCGGTGGGTACCTCGCTGGTGGTGATAGGGATGAAGTCCTTCTCGGGCCTCGCCGGCTACCTCACCACGGTCAGCCTCGACTGGTCCCTGGTCGTCGGAGTCACCGCCGCGGCCGTCGTCGGATCGCTGCTCGGCACGCTTCTGACCTCCCGGGTGCCGGAGGTGGCGTTGAGGAAGGGTTTCGGCTTCTTCGTACTCGTCATGGGCGTCTTCGTGCTGAGCCAGGAGCTCCCGTCCCCGGCCGGTCTCGTGGTCGTGGTCGCCGCGACGGTGCTCTCCTGCCTGGTCGCCGTCTGCCGCCTGACCTCAGTGCGCTGCCCCCTCGTGCCGCGCCCACAACCGCGGTAG
- a CDS encoding rhodanese-like domain-containing protein, whose translation MDKTVIDAPTLKQRIAEGDELTIIDVRTPAEFRSTHIPGSHNIPLQLLSENTRDLAERLGGNVVLVCQSGARAAQAQQRLTAVGFDNADVLTGGVSAFESAGGDVVRGARRWAMERQVRMAAGSLVLLGFLGSRLIDPRLGYLSAAIGGGLTFSALTNSCGMAAVLAKMPWNRTAANPTLEEAVCNLPTALRKD comes from the coding sequence ATGGACAAGACCGTCATCGACGCACCCACGTTGAAACAACGAATCGCCGAGGGCGACGAACTCACGATCATCGACGTACGCACACCGGCCGAGTTCCGCTCGACCCACATTCCCGGGTCCCACAACATCCCGCTGCAGCTGCTCTCCGAGAACACCCGTGACCTCGCCGAACGCCTCGGTGGCAACGTGGTGCTCGTCTGCCAGTCCGGAGCCCGGGCCGCCCAGGCCCAGCAACGGCTGACAGCGGTGGGCTTCGACAACGCCGACGTGCTCACCGGTGGTGTCTCCGCCTTCGAGTCGGCCGGAGGCGACGTGGTCCGTGGCGCCCGGCGCTGGGCCATGGAGCGCCAGGTCCGCATGGCAGCGGGCTCCCTGGTGCTGCTCGGCTTCCTCGGGTCCAGACTGATCGATCCCCGGCTGGGCTACCTGTCCGCCGCGATCGGTGGCGGGCTGACGTTCTCGGCGCTGACCAACTCCTGTGGCATGGCGGCGGTACTGGCGAAGATGCCGTGGAACAGGACGGCCGCGAACCCCACGCTGGAGGAGGCCGTCTGCAACCTCCCGACGGCGCTCCGGAAGGACTGA
- a CDS encoding multidrug effflux MFS transporter, protein MATSVAGTAPATASTASTASATRPHRTARYALLLGGLTAFGPLSIDMYLPALPVMARELHSTDTQLQLTLAVFLVGLGVGQLVAGPLSDAFGRRRPMLAGVVVFAVASAVAALSPSVPALIAARAVQALGAATGMVIARAAVRDLYSGVAMARFFSTLMLVTGVAPVLAPLIGGQLLRWTSWRGIFVSLTVFGVVLLVVAALALPETLPRHNRRSAHPGRIARTYAALLRDRVFTGYALTVGLAFSAMFAYISGSSFVLQHTYGLSPSEYGLVFAVNGVGLVLVGQVNGRLVGRFTPRTLLWTGLTSALTGGLGVVVAAAVEAPLPLLLTPLFVTVSSVGMVGPNATTLALADHPHTAGSASALLGLVQFLVGGGTSPVVGLFGGSALAMATVMATAAAAALLVFALLTRAATSGEIGRIDHQK, encoded by the coding sequence GTGGCCACGAGCGTGGCAGGAACCGCACCGGCTACGGCATCCACGGCATCCACGGCATCGGCCACCCGGCCCCATCGCACCGCCCGCTACGCGCTGCTTCTCGGCGGCCTCACGGCGTTCGGACCGCTGTCCATCGACATGTACCTGCCCGCCCTGCCCGTGATGGCGCGTGAGTTGCACTCCACCGACACCCAGTTGCAGCTCACCCTTGCCGTGTTCCTCGTCGGACTCGGTGTCGGCCAGCTCGTCGCCGGGCCGCTGTCCGACGCGTTCGGCAGGCGCAGGCCGATGCTCGCGGGCGTGGTGGTCTTCGCGGTGGCGTCCGCGGTGGCCGCGCTCAGTCCCTCCGTTCCGGCCCTGATCGCGGCGAGGGCGGTGCAGGCGCTGGGTGCTGCCACCGGCATGGTGATCGCCAGGGCCGCGGTGCGCGACCTGTACTCGGGTGTGGCGATGGCACGGTTCTTCTCCACGCTCATGCTCGTGACCGGCGTCGCCCCAGTGCTCGCGCCGCTGATCGGCGGTCAACTGCTGCGGTGGACGTCCTGGCGGGGGATCTTCGTCTCCCTCACCGTGTTCGGCGTCGTCCTGCTCGTGGTCGCCGCGCTCGCGCTGCCGGAGACCCTGCCCCGGCACAACCGGCGTTCCGCTCACCCCGGCCGCATCGCCCGCACCTACGCCGCGCTGTTGCGCGACCGCGTCTTCACCGGGTACGCGCTCACCGTCGGGCTGGCCTTCTCGGCGATGTTCGCCTACATCTCGGGGTCGAGCTTCGTCCTGCAACACACCTACGGCCTCTCCCCGTCCGAGTACGGCCTCGTGTTCGCGGTCAACGGTGTCGGTCTCGTGCTCGTGGGGCAGGTCAACGGCAGGCTGGTGGGCCGCTTCACCCCGAGGACACTGCTGTGGACGGGGTTGACGAGTGCGTTGACCGGCGGGCTCGGCGTCGTGGTGGCGGCGGCGGTCGAAGCGCCGTTACCGCTGCTGCTCACGCCGCTGTTCGTCACCGTGTCGTCGGTCGGCATGGTGGGCCCGAACGCCACCACCCTCGCCCTGGCCGACCACCCCCACACGGCCGGCTCGGCGTCGGCGCTGCTGGGACTGGTGCAGTTCCTCGTCGGTGGCGGGACGTCACCGGTCGTCGGGCTGTTCGGTGGGTCCGCGCTGGCGATGGCCACCGTGATGGCGACGGCGGCCGCGGCGGCGCTGCTGGTCTTCGCTCTGCTCACGCGCGCGGCGACCTCCGGTGAAATCGGTCGAATCGATCACCAGAAGTGA
- a CDS encoding O-methyltransferase: MDQDRWTAVDSYFDQHLAPHDDALDATMRACAEAGLPDIAVAANQGKLLQLLARMVGARRILEIGTLGGYSTIWLARALPADGRLVTIEADPAHADVARSNIERAGLADRVEVRVGQALDILPTLDANTPFDLAFIDADKANNANYVRWALELGRPGGVIVVDNVVRRGRVVDADSDDPSVRGTREAIELLRSEPRLDATALQTVGVKGYDGLAVALVTS, from the coding sequence ATGGACCAAGACCGGTGGACCGCCGTGGACTCCTACTTCGACCAGCACCTCGCACCACACGACGACGCACTCGACGCCACGATGCGGGCATGCGCCGAAGCGGGGCTGCCGGACATCGCCGTGGCGGCCAACCAGGGCAAGCTGCTGCAACTCCTCGCCCGCATGGTCGGCGCCCGCCGCATCCTGGAGATCGGCACGCTGGGCGGCTACTCCACCATCTGGCTCGCGCGTGCGCTACCGGCCGACGGGCGGCTCGTGACGATCGAGGCAGACCCCGCCCATGCCGACGTCGCCCGCTCCAACATCGAGCGCGCCGGGCTGGCCGACCGGGTGGAGGTCCGCGTCGGGCAGGCGCTCGACATCCTGCCCACACTCGACGCGAACACGCCGTTCGACCTGGCGTTCATCGACGCGGACAAGGCCAACAACGCGAACTACGTCCGTTGGGCGCTGGAACTCGGAAGGCCGGGCGGCGTCATCGTCGTGGACAACGTCGTGCGCCGCGGCCGGGTGGTCGACGCCGACAGCGACGACCCGTCGGTGCGCGGTACCCGCGAGGCGATCGAGCTGCTGCGCAGCGAACCTCGCCTCGACGCCACCGCGCTTCAGACAGTGGGGGTGAAGGGCTACGACGGACTCGCCGTGGCCCTTGTCACCTCCTGA
- a CDS encoding DNA polymerase III subunit beta family protein: protein MDTISTFARRVGLTPSALRFYDDCGVLRPAHVDPDSGYRYYSADQERDAALLRALRQAEVPLADITAVLAGDPASAREVLTAHARRLRSRADTAHAAVEAALRMVEQPSHGEVSVGGAELASAIRQVHPAAARTPEVPELGCVLVEWTTEVLRLVATDRYRLAVRELVPHRVVGPPNRLLVPVDAMVAALPWAVRHDAVRLVAEADDASLVADHPGDDAATGEVPLPTRDGNYPDYRRVLDTLAPHTCRIVTTRTALLDALAAAGNPVVLETGGDTVHVGDATVSAVCSGTARLAFDPAVLAPAVAAGVGPDVLLEITAADQPTVVRSADQGSFTTLVMPVRMDQ, encoded by the coding sequence ATGGACACGATCAGTACCTTCGCGCGACGCGTCGGGCTCACTCCGAGCGCGCTGCGCTTCTACGACGACTGCGGCGTCCTGCGGCCCGCGCACGTGGACCCGGACTCCGGCTACCGCTACTACAGCGCGGACCAGGAACGCGATGCCGCGTTGCTGCGCGCCCTCCGGCAGGCCGAGGTGCCGCTCGCCGACATCACCGCCGTGCTCGCAGGCGATCCGGCCTCCGCACGCGAGGTGCTGACGGCGCACGCCCGGCGGCTGCGGTCCCGCGCCGACACGGCCCACGCCGCGGTGGAGGCCGCTCTGCGGATGGTGGAGCAGCCGTCCCACGGCGAGGTGAGCGTCGGCGGAGCGGAACTCGCCAGCGCGATCCGCCAGGTACATCCGGCCGCGGCCCGCACTCCCGAGGTCCCGGAACTCGGGTGTGTGCTCGTCGAGTGGACCACCGAAGTGCTGCGGCTCGTGGCCACCGACCGCTACCGCCTCGCGGTGCGGGAACTCGTCCCCCACCGCGTCGTCGGGCCGCCGAACCGGCTGCTGGTCCCGGTCGACGCGATGGTGGCCGCACTGCCGTGGGCCGTGCGCCACGACGCCGTGCGGCTGGTCGCCGAGGCTGACGACGCCTCACTGGTGGCGGACCACCCCGGGGACGACGCGGCCACGGGCGAAGTGCCACTGCCCACACGAGACGGGAACTATCCCGATTACCGCCGGGTGCTCGACACCCTGGCCCCGCACACCTGCCGGATCGTCACCACCCGGACCGCGCTGCTCGACGCGCTGGCCGCTGCCGGGAACCCGGTCGTGCTGGAGACCGGTGGGGACACGGTGCACGTGGGCGATGCCACCGTGTCCGCCGTGTGCTCGGGCACCGCCCGCCTGGCGTTCGATCCCGCCGTGCTCGCGCCCGCCGTGGCCGCCGGGGTCGGCCCCGACGTACTGCTGGAGATCACCGCGGCCGACCAGCCGACGGTGGTCCGCTCCGCCGACCAGGGCAGTTTCACGACGCTCGTCATGCCCGTCCGCATGGACCAGTGA
- a CDS encoding metal-sensitive transcriptional regulator produces the protein MRNADPETQRRILNRLKRARGQLDGVIAAVENGGSCRDVVTQLAAVSTALDRAGFTIVSNAMKYCITDPEETAKVEDGLTTEELEKLFLALS, from the coding sequence ATGAGAAACGCAGACCCCGAGACCCAGCGCCGCATCCTCAACCGGCTCAAGCGCGCCCGCGGTCAACTCGACGGCGTGATCGCAGCCGTGGAGAACGGCGGTTCCTGCCGGGACGTCGTCACCCAGCTCGCCGCCGTCTCCACCGCGCTCGACAGGGCCGGCTTCACCATCGTGTCGAACGCCATGAAGTACTGCATCACCGACCCCGAGGAGACGGCCAAGGTCGAGGACGGCCTGACGACCGAGGAGCTGGAGAAACTGTTCCTCGCACTCTCGTGA
- a CDS encoding alpha-hydroxy-acid oxidizing protein: protein MSERFGHYQSEIYLSGYGGTTPAFTTDLTRLEAVAERVLEPGPFAYVAGGAGSGATSRANREAFDRWALVPRMLTDATERELATTVLGETLPAPVVLAPVGVQSIVHPEAERATAKAAAGLGLPMVMSTASSTSIEDVASASGPGPRWFQLYWPNDPDVCGSILARVRAAGFSVLVVTLDTWSLGWRPCDLDNGYLPFLKGEGTAVPFTDPVFRSRLESAPDEDLAMAVLRWISMITGTDRDWDALPFLREHWDGPIVLKGIQHVDDARRAAAAGVDGIVVSNHGGRQVDGAVASLDMLPEIATAVGDRLDVLFDSGVRTGADVVKALALGAKAVLVGRPYVYGLALGGEDGVRHVLRSLLADLDLTLALSGHRGVRELGPGSLVRR from the coding sequence ATGAGCGAGCGGTTCGGTCACTACCAGAGCGAGATCTACCTTTCCGGTTACGGCGGCACGACACCGGCGTTCACCACGGACCTCACCCGGCTGGAGGCGGTCGCCGAGCGGGTGCTGGAACCGGGGCCGTTCGCCTACGTCGCCGGGGGAGCGGGGTCGGGTGCGACGAGTCGCGCCAACCGGGAGGCGTTCGACCGCTGGGCCCTCGTGCCGCGCATGCTCACCGACGCCACCGAGCGCGAGCTGGCCACCACGGTGCTGGGTGAGACGCTGCCCGCACCCGTGGTGCTCGCGCCGGTGGGTGTGCAGTCGATCGTGCACCCCGAGGCCGAGCGGGCCACCGCGAAGGCGGCTGCCGGGCTCGGGCTGCCGATGGTGATGTCCACCGCCTCCTCGACGAGCATCGAGGACGTCGCGTCCGCGTCCGGACCCGGGCCGCGCTGGTTCCAGCTGTACTGGCCGAACGACCCCGACGTGTGCGGCAGCATCCTCGCGAGGGTGCGAGCCGCCGGGTTCTCCGTACTGGTGGTCACGCTCGACACGTGGTCGCTCGGCTGGCGGCCGTGCGACCTCGACAACGGCTACCTGCCGTTTCTGAAGGGTGAGGGGACGGCCGTGCCGTTCACCGACCCGGTGTTCCGTTCACGGCTCGAATCCGCCCCGGATGAGGACCTCGCGATGGCCGTGCTGCGCTGGATCTCGATGATCACCGGGACGGACCGTGACTGGGACGCCCTGCCGTTCCTGCGGGAACACTGGGACGGTCCGATCGTGCTGAAGGGTATCCAGCACGTCGACGACGCCCGTCGGGCGGCGGCTGCCGGGGTCGACGGCATCGTGGTGTCGAACCACGGCGGACGGCAGGTCGACGGCGCCGTCGCGTCGCTGGACATGCTGCCCGAGATCGCCACGGCTGTGGGCGACCGGCTCGACGTGCTGTTCGACTCGGGGGTCCGCACGGGCGCCGACGTGGTGAAGGCCCTCGCGCTGGGTGCGAAGGCCGTGCTCGTGGGACGCCCGTACGTCTACGGGCTGGCCCTCGGGGGCGAGGACGGCGTGCGGCACGTGCTGCGGAGCCTGCTCGCCGACCTCGACCTCACGCTGGCGCTGTCCGGCCACCGCGGTGTGCGCGAACTCGGACCCGGGTCACTCGTACGGCGCTGA
- a CDS encoding MBL fold metallo-hydrolase, giving the protein MLLERIYDEDLAQASYFIGCQAKGEAVVVDPRRDVREYLDLAQRHGMRIVAVTETHIHADYLSGTRELGAATGAQVYVSGEGGQDWQYGFDATRLHDGDTITVGNITVRASHTPGHTPEHLSFLVTDGAFSDEPGYLLSGDFVFAGDLGRPDLLDEAAGAVDTRFEGARQLFASLRDTFLTLPDHVQVYPAHGAGSACGKALGALPSTTVGYERLNAWWAPYLRDNDEQGFVEALLDGQPDAHAYFARMKRQNREGPRILGSLPPLPELGNDEIARSLDANESVFVDTRPHTEVHEGTVRGALNIPGPAKAASFGAWAYDPETESTPLVLLAPDGDTARAVRDHLLRVGIDHVAGYTTSLEGLPSTRPALVAPADLERSGAALVLDVRNRTEHAAGHIPGSKQLSAGRLLWHRDELPTNGTIVTYCQGGVRNSVAASALRRAGYDVVELDGSYAGWTAWNEARHGADRAESAAAGA; this is encoded by the coding sequence ATGTTGCTCGAACGCATTTACGACGAGGACCTCGCCCAGGCCAGCTACTTCATCGGCTGCCAGGCGAAGGGGGAGGCCGTCGTGGTCGATCCTCGCCGCGACGTCCGCGAGTACCTCGACCTGGCGCAGCGGCACGGGATGCGGATCGTGGCGGTGACGGAGACGCACATCCACGCCGACTACCTCTCCGGCACCCGAGAGCTGGGCGCGGCGACCGGAGCGCAGGTGTACGTCTCGGGGGAAGGCGGGCAGGACTGGCAGTACGGCTTCGACGCCACCCGCCTGCACGATGGTGACACCATCACCGTCGGCAACATCACGGTGCGGGCCAGCCACACCCCGGGGCACACACCCGAGCACCTCTCGTTCCTGGTCACCGACGGCGCGTTCAGCGACGAGCCGGGGTACCTGCTCTCCGGGGACTTCGTCTTCGCGGGCGACCTCGGCCGCCCCGACCTGCTCGACGAGGCGGCCGGCGCGGTGGACACCCGCTTCGAGGGTGCCCGCCAGCTGTTCGCGAGCCTCCGTGACACCTTCCTGACGCTTCCCGACCACGTGCAGGTCTACCCCGCGCACGGGGCGGGCAGCGCGTGTGGCAAGGCCCTGGGCGCCCTGCCCTCGACCACGGTCGGCTACGAACGCCTCAACGCCTGGTGGGCCCCGTATCTGCGCGACAACGACGAGCAGGGCTTCGTCGAGGCGCTGCTCGACGGGCAACCGGACGCCCACGCGTACTTCGCCCGGATGAAGCGCCAGAACAGGGAAGGGCCGCGGATCCTGGGGTCCCTGCCGCCGCTGCCGGAGCTGGGCAACGACGAGATCGCCCGGTCGCTCGACGCGAACGAGTCGGTGTTCGTCGACACCCGTCCCCACACCGAGGTGCACGAGGGCACCGTGCGGGGTGCACTGAACATCCCCGGACCCGCCAAGGCCGCGAGTTTCGGCGCCTGGGCGTACGACCCCGAAACCGAGAGCACACCGCTCGTGTTGCTGGCGCCCGACGGGGACACGGCACGGGCCGTGCGGGACCACCTCCTGCGCGTCGGCATCGACCACGTCGCCGGCTACACCACCAGCCTCGAAGGCCTGCCGAGCACCCGGCCCGCGCTCGTCGCACCCGCCGATCTGGAGCGCTCCGGCGCCGCGCTCGTCCTGGATGTTCGGAACAGGACCGAACACGCCGCCGGACACATCCCCGGTTCCAAGCAACTCAGCGCGGGACGCCTGCTCTGGCACCGCGACGAGCTGCCCACGAACGGCACCATCGTGACCTACTGCCAGGGCGGGGTGCGCAACTCGGTGGCCGCCAGCGCCCTGCGCCGGGCGGGCTACGACGTCGTCGAACTCGACGGCAGCTACGCGGGCTGGACGGCCTGGAACGAGGCCCGGCACGGCGCCGACCGCGCCGAGTCCGCAGCCGCGGGAGCCTGA
- the glyA gene encoding serine hydroxymethyltransferase — MNSFDADLATVDPEVAAAVAAELHRQQSTLEMIASENFAPASVLQAQGSVLTNKYAEGYPGKRYYGGCEHVDVIETLAIERAKELFGAEHANVQPHSGAQANAAAMVALLEPGDTILGLDLAHGGHLTHGMRLNFSGKLYNVVAYHVDRETGRLDMAEVERLATEHKPKLIIAGWSAYPRRLDFAEFRRIADSVGARLMVDMAHFAGLVAAGLHPNPVPYADVVTTTTHKTLGGPRGGIVLSKQEYAKKINSAVFPGQQGGPLEHVIAGKAVALKIAATPEFRERQQRVLDGARLLAERLAADDCVSAGVRVLTGGTDVHLVLVDLVNSELDGKQAEDRLHSIGITVNRNAVPFDPRPPMVTSGLRIGTPALATRGFGADDFAEVADVIAKALRPDFDDATREELRSRVTTLAEKHPLYADKS, encoded by the coding sequence ATGAACTCGTTCGACGCCGACCTCGCCACGGTCGACCCGGAGGTCGCCGCGGCGGTCGCCGCCGAGCTGCATCGACAGCAGTCGACGCTGGAGATGATCGCGTCGGAGAACTTCGCGCCCGCCAGCGTGCTCCAGGCGCAGGGTTCGGTGCTCACCAACAAGTACGCCGAGGGGTACCCCGGCAAGCGCTACTACGGTGGTTGCGAGCACGTCGACGTGATCGAGACCCTCGCCATCGAGCGGGCCAAGGAGCTGTTCGGCGCCGAGCACGCCAACGTGCAGCCGCACTCGGGTGCGCAGGCCAACGCCGCCGCCATGGTCGCGCTGCTGGAGCCCGGCGACACCATCCTCGGTCTCGACCTCGCGCACGGCGGGCACCTCACCCACGGCATGAGGCTCAACTTCTCCGGCAAGCTCTACAACGTCGTCGCCTACCACGTCGACCGCGAGACCGGCAGACTGGACATGGCGGAGGTCGAGCGGCTCGCCACCGAGCACAAGCCCAAGTTGATCATCGCGGGCTGGTCGGCGTACCCGCGGCGGCTCGACTTCGCGGAGTTCCGGCGCATCGCCGACTCCGTGGGCGCCAGGCTCATGGTCGACATGGCGCACTTCGCGGGTCTCGTGGCGGCCGGCCTGCACCCGAACCCCGTGCCGTACGCCGACGTCGTGACCACCACCACGCACAAGACGCTCGGCGGCCCGCGCGGCGGCATCGTCCTGTCGAAGCAGGAGTACGCCAAGAAGATCAACTCGGCGGTGTTCCCCGGCCAGCAGGGCGGGCCGCTGGAGCACGTCATCGCGGGCAAGGCCGTGGCACTGAAGATCGCCGCCACGCCGGAGTTCCGCGAGCGGCAGCAGCGCGTGCTCGACGGTGCGAGGCTCCTCGCGGAGCGGCTGGCGGCGGACGACTGCGTCTCGGCGGGTGTTCGGGTGCTGACCGGCGGCACCGACGTGCACCTGGTGCTCGTCGACCTGGTGAACTCCGAACTCGACGGCAAGCAGGCCGAGGACCGGCTGCACAGCATCGGCATCACGGTCAACCGCAACGCGGTGCCGTTCGACCCGCGCCCGCCGATGGTGACCTCGGGTCTGCGCATCGGTACCCCGGCGCTGGCCACCCGCGGGTTCGGCGCGGACGACTTCGCCGAGGTCGCCGACGTCATCGCCAAGGCTCTGCGGCCGGACTTCGACGACGCCACCCGCGAGGAGCTGCGCTCCCGCGTCACGACGCTGGCGGAGAAGCACCCGCTGTACGCCGACAAGTCCTGA